A window from Garra rufa chromosome 14, GarRuf1.0, whole genome shotgun sequence encodes these proteins:
- the fhdc4 gene encoding FH2 domain-containing protein 1, whose protein sequence is MVTILNSKKNMNIGIFLKQFKRSVSGMIDDIINGRGERFGTGKLKELCKVLPEDGEVRQLIAFNGDYSTLSEADRFMVQLVKVPCYEERLNSLVLKEEFTHFMDEVNNSIAVMTSAGQELLKCADLHSVIHLVLKTGNYMNSGGYAGSAVGFRITSLLKLADTKANKPGMNLMHYVAMQAQKIDASLLKFPEQLKHIGHGARIHLQEIESDFQKEVSRVQVAKQNASKHPDLEEQMRDFLQNADTRLKETEAAFKNLSAMSDLVAEYFCEDPTQFKLEECCSIFHSFCDKFKRAVQDNLEREMVEVRRRQRERNQMTVKRRSTATCSSRDKDIEGVALESILQRFNTRQTRRRAGTSSPTRACLTENNREVKRESWIKNAPQSPSTNNSIDKDETPKPPEITVSSPGQKSPDSSVNKPIAVFTVDEEEDVQTEKEVQKMREVSRKILQYQSSRSSISSGEALSPILSPRKETFFQEDRKPLLIVAIEENRSKTSSMLQNGQIINRRHTIALPEASFGNTSQEDLFMLSNLNASPAPSIGVIGKGKSVDSGMIATLQNSSETLIDSETKLSNSQEESVDSSQSQSAEPEAKTDETEPNLQFNPGKRNSQTISFKSTKEGFSFMSLFKRWRDKDKSKELDSDSVDP, encoded by the exons ATG GTGACCATCCTCAACTCCAAGAAGAACATGAACATTGGTATTTTCCTCAAGCAGTTCAAAAG GTCAGTGAGTGGAATGATTGATGACATTATCAACGGCAGAGGAGAAAGATTTGGTACTGGGAAACTGAAGGAGTTGTGCAAAGTACTGCCAGAGGATGGAGAG GTGCGTCAGCTTATAGCTTTTAATGGAGACTATTCAACTCTCTCTGAGGCAGATCGGTTCATGGTACAACTTGTCAAAGTTCCTTG CTATGAGGAACGTTTGAACAGTTTGGTACTCAAAGAGGAATTCACCCATTTTATGGATGAAGTCAATAACTCTATTGCAGTCATGACCTCTGCAGGACAAG AGCTGCTGAAATGTGCTGATCTACATTCAGTCATTCATCTGGTCTTGAAGACAGGGAACTACATGAACTCT GGAGGGTACGCTGGCAGCGCGGTGGGATTCCGGATAACGTCTCTTCTCAAACTAGCAGATACCAAAGCCAACAAGCCTGGAATGAACCTCATGCACTATGTTGCGATG CAAGCCCAGAAAATTGATGCATCGCTGCTGAAGTTCCCAGAGCAACTAAAGCACATTGGACATGGAGCAAG GATCCATTTGCAGGAAATCGAGTCTGATTTCCAAAAGGAAGTGAGTAGAGTCCAGGTGGCAAAGCAAAATGCTAGTAAACATCCAGATCTGGAAGAACAAATGAGGGATTTTCTGCAG AATGCAGACACCAGGTTAAAGGAAACCGAGGCGGCTTTTAAAAACCTTTCTGCCATGAGTGATTTGGTAGCAGAGTATTTCTGCGAGGATCCAACTCAGTTCAAACTAGAGGAGTGTTGCTCCATTTTCCACTCTTTCTGTGACAAGTTCAAAAGAGCGGTTCAG GATAATCTTGAACGAGAAATGGTGGAGGTGAGGCGCAGACAGCGAGAGCGTAATCAGATGACGGTCAAGCGACGTTCCACCGCCACCTGCTCCTCACGAGACAAAGACATTGAAGGAGTTGCTCTGGAGTCCATCCTACAGAGGTTCAACACTCGCCAAACGCGCCGTAGAGCCGGGACCAGTTCACCCACGCGGGCATGTCTCACTGAGAACAACAGAGAGGTCAAGAGAGAGAGCTGGATCAAAAATGCCCCGCAATCCCCTTCGACCAACAATAGCATTGATAAAGATGAGACACCCAAGCCCCCAGAGATTACAGTCTCAAGCCCAGGGCAGAAAAGCCCGGATTCCTCAGTAAATAAACCTATCGCTGTATTCACAGTAGATGAGGAGGAAGATGTCCAGACCGAGAAAGAGGTGCAAAAAATGAGAGAGGTGTCACGGAAAATTTTACAATACCAGTCCAGTCGAAGCAGCATTTCATCCGGTGAGGCTCTGTCACCGATTCTTTCCCCCAGGAAGGAGACGTTTTTCCAGGAAGACAGAAAACCGCTGCTGATCGTGGCCATAGAAGAAAACAGATCTAAAACCAGCTCTATGCTGCAAAACGGGCAGATCATCAATCGCCGGCACACAATTGCACTTCCTGAGGCCAGTTTTGGAAATACCAGCCAAGAGGATCTATTCATGCTTAGTAATCTAAACGCATCTCCGGCACCCTCTATAGGTGTTATTGGAAAAGGGAAATCTGTGGATAGTGGTATGATTGCTACACTACAAAACTCTAGCGAAACTCTTATAGATTCAGAAACAAAGCTGTCTAATTCTCAAGAGGAGTCTGTTGACTCGTCGCAATCACAATCGGCCGAGCCGGAGGCAAAGACTGACGAGACAGAGCCTAACTTGCAATTTAATCCTGGGAAGAGAAATAGCCAAACGATATCGTTTAAAAGCACTAAAGAGGGTTTCAGCTTTATGTCTTTATTTAAGCGTTGGCGTGATAAAGACAAATCAAAAGAGCTTGATTCCGACAGCGTAGACCCATGa